The nucleotide window GCAGCAACCTTGCAGTTGAAAAACCCTAAGTTATATGAGGAGAAGATTCAGGAGTATATAGACAAGTACGCTACCGCGGAAAAGTACGATCAGCATTTTGGTTCAGCAGAAGGTGACCTTGATAAGGAGTACGAGGATGAAGATATTGAGGAAGAGAATGCTACGGACGGTGTAGATTATGcggaagaagaagaagactTGAGTGAAATAGAAATcgatgatgaagatgaagaggTTGCGATTAGCGACTCTGATCTACTTGACTAGTGCATATAACGCCTTTGTGGGGTCCTTGAGAAGGGGACAACAGAGGATCTTTATTACATCTTTTTAAAATCACTGAATACCTGCGTACATAGAGGTAATTATTATAATTTAAAAGCGACTACTGAATGTGGGCGGTGCTCTGTTGATCAGTTTCAAATTACTTACTTAATGTCACATTTTTGAACGCCACCGAATATATTAAGTTTAATTAACACGTCCTAAAgtatgtatatatatattatattCTGAAATACATAAAAGCATATAGGATATAGCAGGATTATTAATTTAACATATCTGATATTTTGGCTGCTACTTCTGACGTTACTAGTTGCTGCTACAAGATATTTGTTTAAAACGGCGCGAGGGAGTCATCGTGAATCACACAAGGAGCCAGCGATTATAACAGTTGTTAAAAAACACGATAGCTACTGCAATTGCTGTTAGAAACTTATATTATCAAGTGAATATGACTGGACAAACTGATATTCCTGCAAACGTTAAGGGTGCCCTAGATTTGGATCCATGGTTAACACCGTATGCAAGAACGTTATCGTCGAGACGCAATCTCGCTGACAAGTGGTTGCAAGAGATCAAGGAATCAACTAAGGACAAGAATCTTACGTTGGCTGAGTTTGCAAGAGAAGCATATGCTAGCTATGGTTTACATGCAAACAAGGTTACTCGGGAAATTACATACCGAGAATGGGCGCCTAACGCTAAGAGAGCATTTTTGGTTGGGGATTTTAATTCGTGGGATGAAACAAAGAATGAGCTTATAGAGCGCGATGCATACGGAGTTTTTTCAGGCGTTATCCCCCCTACGGCTACCAATGACTATGCGATACCTCATGATTCTCGTGTGAAGGTTGTTTTTGAGTTGGAGGACGGAAGTCGTATTTACAGGCTACCGGCGTGGATCACTAGAGCGACACAGCCTGACAAAGAAACTGCTGCCCAGTGGGGTCCATCGTACGAAGCTCGCTTCTGGAATCCAGAAAACGTTTACAAGTTTAAGCACAAAAGACCGTCTTTTAATCCTGACCAGGAATCATTGAAGATTTACGAAGCCCATGTCGGTATTTCTACTCCGGAGGAAAAGGTTGGAAGCTACAAAGAGTTTACTGCGAATATCTTGCCGCGGATAAAAGAACTCGGATATAATGCTGTGCAGTTGATGGCAATTATGGAACATGCATACTATGCTTCATTTGGCTACCAAGTCACCAACTTTTTTGCAGCTTCCTCGCGATTCGGTAACCCAGAGGAGCTGAAAGAGTTAATTGACACTGCTCATGGAATGGGAATCATGGTTTTCTTAGATGTTGTGCACTCTCACGCATCCAAGAACGTGACTGATGGTATAAACATGTTTGATGGAAGTGACCATCAATACTTCCACTCTTTAACTTCCGGCCGCGGGGAGCATCCTCTGTGGGACTCGAGACTTTTCAATTATGGCAGTTTTGAGGTGAAACGGTTCTTGTTAGCTAACTTGGCCTTCTATATTGACTTTTATGGCTTTGATGGTTTCAGATTTGACGGTGTGACCTCGATGTTGTATCTGCACCACGGTGTAGGAGAGGGAGGTGCTTTCAGCGGTAACTATGATGAGTACCTTTCCGAGTTTTCGGCTGTGGACGAAGAAGCAGTAGCGTATTTGATGCTTGCCAATGACCTGCTACACGAGTTGTTGCCTAAGGGTGGCACCGCTATTGCTGAAGATGTATCAGGCTACCCAACTCTCTGTTTGCCGAGGTCAATTGGAGGTGTCGGCTTCGATTACAGGTTGGGAATGGCATTACCTGATATGTGGATTAAACTCTTgaaggaaaagaaggaTGAGGACTGGGATATGGGTCAAATAACCCACACACTAAGTAACAGACGTTACCGCGAAAAGGTAGTTGCATATGCTGAATCTCACGATCAGGCACTCGTTGGTGATAAAACATTGGCATTTTGGTTAATGGATGCAGCTATGTATACCGATATGACCACTCTAAAACCAGCCACGCTTGTGGTTGATCGTGGGATCGCATTGCACAAGTTAATCCGCTTAATTACGCACTCGCTTGGTGGTGAGTCCTATTTGAACTTCGAAGGAAATGAATTTGGACATCCAGAGTGGTTAGACTTTCCTAATGCAAATAATGGCGATAGTTACCGTTATGCTCGCAGACAGTTCAATTTAGTTGATGACAAACTGTTACGTTATAAGCACTTGAATGATTTTGACAAGGCTATCCAACATACAGAAGGAAAATACAAGTGGTTAAATACGCCTCCGGCTTACGTTTCATTGAAACATGAAACTGACAAGATGATTGTGTTTGAGCGTAATGGCTTACTGTTTATCTTTAACTTCCATCCTACTGAGTCCTACTCCGAGTATCGTGTGGGCGTTGAGGAACCTGGTTGTTATCGTATTGTATTGAATTCTGACAAAAAGGACTTTGGCGGCTACGACCGCATTGACGATAAAAACTCTGAGTTTTTTACTACACCGTTAGAATGGAATAACAGAAAGAACTATATTCAGGTTTACATCCCATCCAGAGTTGCCCTAGTGCTTACCAAGCAGGAATGAAATGAATCGCAAATTCAAGCTCTCAGTCTTGCAAAAATAAATTCTGCTTAGTTCAGTATCAACATGTAAAATTGACAGTGAAGTTTATACACATATAGATATATGGAATATGTACATATTAACCAATATTCGTACTTGTACGTACTACAAAAAACCACAGTCAGTTTTGTCTTTTCAAGAAAAGGCAAAAAGAAAGCCCTGTACGGGGCTCGAACCCGTAACCTTATGATTAAGAGTCATACGCGCTACCGATTGCGCCAACAAGGCTCTTAATTTGTTGTTTGTTACTCTTTCTCCAGTAACTAAAGGCAATTATTTTACCACGTGAGTGTTGACATAAAGCCAGCATGGGTAATATTTTTCTATGTCGAACACGAAAAGATAATGTTACGAAGATATACCTTAAATAACAGCCATTTGTACTGTAACCGATTTTACCAAATATTTGCATCATAACTTGATTACCATTGGTTTCTATCTCTCCTAGCACATTTCTGAAAAAATGCCACAAATCTTACACTAAAAGTTCATTAGTTATTATATAGCTGTAGAACCCATTGTAGTCGTAATATATTGACTAGCTACATTTCGTATTGTTCTACAGACCGCTTGGGCATCTTACTTGCGATTAGGGTAAGCTCGGTTCTTTTACGTTTGTAACGTCTACATTTAATACGCCCTGTTTTGTGCGTCTTTAAAAAATCCTTGACACACTACATGAAACGACATTCATTTAACCACTGATACCCTACTAGTCGATCGCCCCAACACTAAAATATGTTAAGAAGGGAGCCAACAACCATCCAACTTACCTCTGACGACTTAGCAGAGCTTCAGTACAGTTTGGAGGAGTTTaagctgctgctgcagATAAAATCTCAGCATATGGACCTTGTTCTATCTTCAAATAGAGTTGGACAAACGATTCCGCCCGTGACACAAGTTGACGAACCCAGGAGGCTGTCATGCTCCTTCCAGATATCTCCGCTAAATAAACAGAtgcaacagcaacagcagaTGTCCCAACACCGTCGGACTGTAGCCGCCTCGGGTAGTATTAATGAACATCTCACTCCTAGTCAAGGTATCATCACAAACACTCCAATTTTAGACGAACAGGATACATCAAATCCCTTTATCCATCGCGGTTAATTATATATGTAGGGCTCTATAGAAGAACTAACGCAGCTAATGAAACCCTTGCTTCAGATCTAGGTAAGCAGTTACTGGTTTTTGCGGGATATATATTCCCTGATCTCCTTACGCTTGGCATGGATATCGACGAATGATGGCATGAATGTAAACTCCCCATATGCATCGCTGCCTATCAAATTATCCTTTTTGGTAGCTGCGGTCATCTGAATTTCTGATAGGTATTGGTTCTGAGATAGCAGCTTTCTAGGTCCCCTTAGAGTCAAATACTCAAGTTTATCAAAGGAAAGAAAAACAGCCAAGGTGAATAGTATCAGCCCAGTGATTACTTCAAGCTGTATATCAATAGGTAACCGGATTTCTTTCTGTAGTCCATTATACATGTGCGGTTGTTTCTTAAGCTGGTGGAATTCAAAGCTTGAGAACCCTGAATGAAACAATTGAAACGAAGATATTATAAATAATAAGCTTGATATTAACGACATTTTATGCTAGCGTGCAGCAAGGCTAATAACTGATGATTCTTCCGTGTTGAACCTTTTGCATGTCTTTCTCAATTCAAAGCCTACTGCAATTGAGGAACACACTTTTCGTCTGTCATGACTGTACTATAAGTAGGATTTAAACACAATACGGGAAGTACGTAAGGATGTAACATATAGCTACTGTATTCATAGATCATAATTATTGGGATTCATCGCTACCTTCTTCTATAGGGTCGTATTGGCTGCCCGTAAGTCCTTTTGCAGCTTCTTCCTGCGAAAACTCTTCAATGGGTTCAAGTTCACCCTGAGTTCGTATAGTCTCTCTAGACTGGGGTACAGAACTTGATTCAGGAGTGGCAGTTTGCCTATGTCTTGCTTGTACTTTAGATCCTTCTGGTTTTGCTTCCTTAAATATACTTTCATCTATAATGCTTTGATATAGTCCACCTAATACATCTTGGTTTAATCTAATCCTCTTCTCGATGGCTTCATCTTTCAACAATCCGAGCCTAACTAAGCTCTTCAGTTTTAGAAGGTACACGCAAAACTGTTTTTCCGGATCTTTTTGGGCGTGGTTTGGTTCGTAGACTACATCATTAAAATTGACATCTTCTTCGTTGCCTCTCTCAAGCGTGGCACCGATTTTACTAGCGTATAATGCTTCTAGGTATAGGTAGACTTCTAGAATTGCTTCAGGAGAGTCGAGATACACTGGGTATTCTTTTCTGATGACAGCGTTCCATTCAGATTCCTTTTCCGACAAGTTATACGCAAACATCATTGACGCGATGGTAATATCAAGTAGCGAACTTAATACTGAATGTTGCAGTCTGCATTTGGAAATAAAGTTCTCACTAGAACAACGATGTAAAGTACTCACTGTCACTGACAGCTGATCCATGACGAATTTATTAATATCGAGCATTTGCCGAGAAACGGGACTTGGCGTCTCACTCTCTTCAAAAATCTGATACCATGTCTGTAGATTCCAAGTAACAAGTTGAGTGAAAATTCTAAAATCAACTATATTTAAAACCTCAGAACTCAGTTCATGCAGCAGGAGTGGTAACTGACTGACGTATTTGGAGAAAAGCAACTCTAAAAGTTCCATATGAAGTTCTATTCTATAATTTTTACCAAGAACAACCAATTTATTCAAATATAATCGATGCAAGGTTTGGATTTGTTCGTTAGCTGAGTTGCCGTCTGTGAGACTCATTTGCTTTAAAAATTTCGTCAGGGATATTTTGATCTTCTCTAATTGTTGCTTCCATAAGTTGTCGATCTTATTTATCGATAACTTTTCAGTGAATGGTAGAAGTTTAGTAAAGGCCTCGACCTTCAATTCGTCATATTCGTTGTCAATTGCCGTATCGCCAAAATTTTTGACTATGATTTCGAAAATGCGCTGAAAGGAAGACTCCTGGCCCACGGAAATCCAATCCTCAAATTGGAATAACTGGAATATGCTGAGAAGCTGGCTGAAAATCACGGAGGAGTCTAGGTTCAATTTCATAAACAATTCTAAAAGTTCAGATAATATAGTTTCTACCAGCTCTTGCTTATTTGGCGTGTTCTTTGCCTTCATGGCTCCATGGCACAATCCGCTCAACACTGTTACATACTGTATGATAGTGTTTTCATCCTCGGGTAGTAGTAACTGATTCTGTCTTCCCGATTCTTCATATTCGTCATCACTCATTTCGTCATCGCTGGTAACCTTCGCGAGGTCGCTAAATTCAGATAAGCTGCCATCGAATACTAATATTTGACATAAGTGTTCGATCATATTTGTGAAATACGGCTGCAAGAACTCTGCTGCTTGAAATAAAAGATGTATTTTTTTAGATGTGGTTACCTCTGAGGGATCTTCGTCTCTTAGATGAACTGATAATGATTTGATTAAAAATCTCATAAAGATTCCAACCTCTGCAGCTTTTGACAAAGGCATGTTTCCTATGGTCTTCTCCGTATCGTGAGTATCTAAAAACTCTATGACTTCTTCCTTCTCAACAAATGAGAAAAATTTAGATATAGCAGACAAGAACTTCGCGTTTTTAGCATTTGAAGATACCTTTACTTTATGGTCATAGAATATTAAGCTTGTGATACTTAAAATTTCGGAATGCTCTAGGTACCTGAAACCATTTATTTCAACTAACACTTGTACTGCATCCAGCCGTACCTGTAAATCGACGTCTTTCAGTGCTATTTCCAAAATTCTCTGCTTGAACCTCTCAAAAAATTGCCTTAGAGAAGAATTGTCAAACATATTCTCATGCCTCTTCTTGGAATAAGAAACTATGTCCGATAATGTTTTTAAAACTTGTGATCTAACGGTAGGACTGGTATCAGAGAGTAGCCAGCCGAAATACTTCAGATATGTCGctttaaaaaaatactcAGGATGATTTTTCAGCCACTTAGCCAAATGTAGCATAGATTCTGATCTAAGACTTTCGTCAACATCTTTGAACCGATGTACAAAACATAAGTTAACAATATTATCAATGTTACTCTCAATAACAGTTTTAGTACTTTGTACATCAGCAATTGTAGCCTCAAGCTTGTCAACGGTCTTTTTATTGGGTCTCTTTTTTTTCTGCTCCATCTTCAATTGTTTTCTCAATTTCAGTAATACCTGTGTATCAAGGTCCACTACAAGCTCCGTTAGCTGATCCTGGAAAACATACATTGCAAGAGTAGCAACGTATCGCAAGCTCCTTATCTTGCAGACAGAAAATGAAGATAGCCATGTTAATAAATCTAACATCAGTGGGCTAGTCTCTATAACGGTGTTCGCCTCCTCTCCATCCTCTTCTGAGTCTTTCTCAATGTATATCATATCCTTGTCGTTTGCCAATTCAATCAGCTTGCTCATGAACTCAACAAAATTGTCATACAATGGCTTATTTTTACCGCGTTTCTTCTGCGTTTTCGAAAGGTATAGGTAGAACTCATGGACGGTTTGCTCTTGAAACATTACTTGAACTTCCCCAACAGTCTCATTCGATGAATCGTTGTTCACCACATCATGCTCACCAACTTGAACTAAAGACCCACAGCAATTCAATAAAAAGTTCACAAACTCTTTAAGCGCAACAGTACGATCATCCTTGTATTGGTCTAGCCATTCGCTTGCAATTTCTTCAATAGAAGCATCCTCCGAAACACTTAGAATCTCAAAGAGCCTCGTTGGCTTAAAATCTTGCAAACTTGTAAGGTATCGATCGTGCTCCTTCTTAGTACCTGCACCAGCTCCCAAAATATTACCTGTTGACGATCCCTTACTAACTCGagccttcttcttcactCTTCCAATATCAGACGTTCTACCGGAACTTGATCTTTTCTTGGCTTTGACAGCTTTAGCTGCTACTTCGTAATCCTCATCACTCGCATTATCGTCACTTTCAGAGCTACTGCTTGATGCAGCGCCAACATCGTCTACAATTGAGGTTTGATCTTCTGTTTGCAAAGAACTTGGTTCCGTACCACTACCAGCTTCCCCATCTTCGTCTTCATCGTAATTTTTCTTCTGCTTCAACCGCTGTGAACGACGAACGATGGCCATAATTGTCCAAAGCAGCTTAAAAACGGTATCACACCTTCTATTGCTGCTGTTTATAGCTTTATTTGGTGATGTTTACGCGTTTAAAGTCGAAGAACCTaataaatatttttaatagGCGTTCACATGACAAGAAATTAATGCGCATAGAATATAATTAACAGAAGAATATATATTGCAGTATCGAATAGCAACTAAATATTACGATTATTTAGACTGTGCATATAAAAAACTATAAATGTCATAATCCCCTCTAAATGTACGCGTGTATATTCTTCAAAAGGACAAACGAGCGAGAAGCATCGGAAGGTGGAAAACCAATACTAGCCAGTGTTAACATAGCGCTTGGTGTCCCTTGTACCCGCATAGGAATGTGTTGTGATTTAATTCTGTCTATCAAAAATTAACAATTTCCCTAGCCATAATGGAACTGTGAAAATCTAGCAACTATCATCCCTTCCAATAAGTTTTGAACAGTTTGATGACTGAAAAGATTCCCTGGCTCTTAGGTTTTTGTTCTTCGCGATCACGGTGAAAGAGTTCCTGATCACTGACCTCGCTGCCAACAGATTGAGCTAGCTCCACACCTTCGGTGCTACTCAACTCACTTGCTTCATCAACATGGATATAATCACCTGGAAGGGACAGAGACGGCTTTGCGGGGATGCTCTCAACTTGCACACAAGCCTGTTTTTGTTGAACGGGTAAGACCTCGCGACTGAGATCGCAAATCTTGCTATGGCTACTGTCATTGCTGACGTTATCGGCTGCACTATCGCCGCTTATCCTACTTTCACTACTGATCCTGCTAGCATCACAGTCAGCTTCGCTGAAACAGTAAGTGTAGCTGTAGCCGTATTGGTAGCTGTCCTCGCAATCGACCAGCTCCTCGCCGGTCTCTTCTTCTGTCTCTTCTTCTGTCTCGGCGCCCTTGAGATTCTCCTCGGTGAGCTTGGAACTTATAACCTCTGGAATCACTGCACTCGCACAGGCCTCATTGATTTGTTTGATCTTTTCAATCTTTTTGGCctcttcaatatcttcaacatcctcaatttcaacttcttcaacttcttcagcatattgaacttcttcaactttaaCACCTTGGGCATCTTCAGCATCTTCAGCATCTTCAGATTCTTCGATATCTACAGAACCTTCAGAACTTTCAGCATCTACAACAGCTTCGGcatcttcaatatcttcaatattttGAGCTTCAACACTTTCAACACCTTCAATGTCTTCAGTTTCAACACTTTCAACATCTGCAACATTGACCTTCTCAGTCTCATTGGTGTCTTCGAACTCTTCAAGTTTTTTGGGATTTTCAACCTCTTCCAGCTCATCTGAATCTTCCagctcatcttcatcttccaaCTCATGAGCGTATTCCAAATAATCTGCATATTCCTCTTCATTGGCATCTTCCAACTCATGGGCGTATCCCAAATCATCCGCATATTCCTCTTCATTGGCATCTTCCACCTCATTAGCGTATTCCAACTCATCCGCATATTCCTCTTCATTGGCTTCTTCCAATTCATCCACATATTCCTTCTTATTGGCATATGCCGCCTCATTGGcatcttcaaaatcttCTGCCTCCTCTGTCTCTTCGGCTTCCTCCAGCTCTCTGACCTCTACAGATACTTCGGGATCTTCCTGCTCTTCCTGCTCTTCTTGTTTATCGGACTCTTCCCACTCTTCAACTTCTCCAGGCTCTTCAGGATCTTCTTGTTCTTCCCGCTCTTTGTGTTCTTCGTCCTCTCTGTCCTGTTCGGCTATCTCAGTCACTTTGACCTTTTCGGACACTTCAGCCTCTTCAACCACTTTGAGCACTGTCTGTATCTCCCTATCCGTGATTGCTTCGGGTCTTTCCCTGTGATTGTCCTCCACTGCATCCTCGTGTATCTCACTTCTCTCGTCTTTCTGCTCGTCCACGAGATACTTCGCCCCTTCGATCTCAAGCGGACTCCCCTTAAATCCCTCATCAACAGAGGCAGAAGAATCATACGCTTCCTCATGAGAATATAACGGCTCAGGTACTAACCTTGATGACACTCCAGACTTTTCGGACCTTCCAAAAGACTCAATTGTCTCCGCGGCTGAAATAACATCCATCCCCTTATTATTATCAACATCCTTCGGGCCCTCTTTAACCTGCTTTAACCAGTCCTTACAAAATATACGATTATTCACGAAGCCACCAGCATCTGTTATTGAGTCAAAACAGTCAACCGTCAGCCACTGAGTACCATTCACAACGAATTTAAACACTAGATCCTCTTCACCATTGTAAGGCAATTGAACACGGTAAGCACGCGTGAAATCATCATATTTTAAAGTGTACTTCTCATGTTGCCAGTCATCAAAGTCACCAGTAATCACAATATGATCATTATGGTTAAAATTTACTTCAGTATCTTCAATTAATAGTTCTAATTCTGACATTCTTTCCTTTATATAAGTATTCCTCTATAATAACAACATAAATTGTACGGATCTGTGCTAGATTGCAAAATATCCCAAATACCTGCCTATATATACCTTGCGCTGTTAATGCAAAACCTCTATTTGTCAAGTATATATGATAACTGGAGTCTTGAAGTTTAAATATACATCCCTTTTTACATCAAGCTGTCTTTTGTTTTTTGCAGTCTTCATAGTTTTAGTGATTGCCACCCTATAACCAGAAAGGTTTATCGCGTCGTGGGGAGTGTCATTGGTTACTTAAAAGTAGTAGTTACTTAAAAGTAGTAGTTAATGCTAAAAGTACGTAAAGCAAATGCTTGATGAAGCAATGAGCTTCAGTAATACTATTTAGTATATCGCGCTAAATGCTTTGAGTAGTGTTTGCTTCATGTTAACCTTTGTTGTATGCGTTGTAGTCTTAACAGCGTATAGCTTGCTTAAAAAAAATAAGACAGACGATAGAGCACTTATAGTCGAAATAAATACAACGAAAACCTTGTAGCTGGGTAGTGATCCTTTCCCTATAATGCCTGCCGAAATTGGGATGGTAACTAGGAATGTGAAACTGACTAGGACGTACACCGTAGAATAACGGGTACAGAATTCGTCAGTTCTTGAAATCTTACCACAGCAAACTGGAACTAGCATCAGAATCGGACCGTAGCAGGCTCCGTAGATTGCACTAAAAACATACATGTAgatttttgattttgaacCCGCTGGGAGCCAAATGCTGAAGCCTGCCAGCGCTATAATCAAATTGACGATTATTATAGCGTTAAAATGACCTAACCACCGATCAGCAACGATGCAAACGGAAATACCGCCAACGACAGACGCTAAATTTAGCGCAGTAATAACCAGGAAGTAGTCTTCCTCGTCATAACCAACAGTGCTCATGTATCTGGGCAAGTACGTGATGCAGCAGCCACAAGCCGCTTCCGCTGCGCACGTGGCTATTGCAAACCAGCGATAGTCGGAAGAATGTATAATAGCCTTACAATCCATACATTCACGGATATACTGGGTAGTCTTGCGAAAGACATTTAGATTCCTCTCCTGTTCAGTGAGAACCTTTAGCTTGGCAGGATCTTCCCTAACTAGCATGATCATTATACTAAGCGCGCATAATGAAATCAGCGCTATGAGTCTCATGGCCCATGCGAAGCCCACTTGACGAAAGAGATGTCCCATAATACCAGAATAGGCGACTCCTCCCAAGGTCCCGCCGCTAATTGCTAATGAGATGGCTAGGCCTCTTTTCTTGTAGAAATAGTGTGAAATCACCGCAACCAAAGGGTTCATCGCAACTCCTGACGATATCCCTACAAGGCAGCCAAAAGAGATTATAAAATGCCATACTTTAGTAGCATTGGCGGTTAAAAGTACGCCAGTAAGATATAGCGCCGATCCAATTAGAACTGGAGCCCTGAGACCATATCTATCAAAATATAGTCCACTAAAAATCCCCGAGCTGAAGTAAAAAAAAGTGTACACAGAGAATATCCATGCTATTGTAGAAGTTGATTCATGCTGCAACTGATTTTCAGAAAGATGGAGCTCTATCATCCCTATAATAAGGAACATGCCCCAAATTGAGAAAATACCTAAGATCGCTCCTATCGTCACAATCCAAGCCTTCAAGCCTCCATCTGGATAGGAAAACCCATTCTCGTCTACGCAGTCTTCACTTTTGTCCACTGACGTTTCAGAATTTCTCTCAACGGTTATCATTTTGAAAACTTTGGCAATATTAAGTTCATATGTCAAAGTACCATTCTTTGACGAGACACATAAGTAGAAAGTTAACTTTCAGAAGGAAAATAAGTACTACTAAGTTATATAGAACCAACTTTCCCACTATTATATATACTTAGTCACTACTAAACTTATTATCTAAAAAACTTCTTTGGAGCAgtgtattattattgaaTCTCGCAAATTACTTAGGCACTAGTTATTCTACCTGACCTTTCAGGTACGATACGGTAATAAATAGTTGGGTTAGTTGGGTTAGGTGAATACAATAGATAACTTGGTTTTATTTTGACCTTACCTTGTATATTAAAATTAGTGAGTCAAACACCGTAGTAAATGCTGATTTAGAGAATGATTATGATTCGAAGGAATTAATCACCTCGTCCTGGCCTGAATCTAGAAAGATTGGGCGATTATAGCCTTATAGAAATTCCGGATTTTCGTTGTATAATCACCCCTTGTTTTTTTCAGGACTCATTACTGCGGCATTTACTGTGTTAGACTCTAAACTTGTTGAAGAACGACAGAAGACTGTCGCGATGCACGTTTGAAGTCACCGCGGGTTTTCTGTGGTATGCAATCTTGACGTTCCTAAACGACTCCTTTAGAAGCTCTGTTTGTTTACTAATGCAGGTACATATCAGGTCAACATTCGCTGATATCGGCATCTTGTGTTAATTGTTTCTTGAGTAACAGTGGGTCAACTTGCTCTTTTCCACATTCGCCCAGAAAATAGATTACGGTGACATAGTACCTCTGTATACGGCGGTATGTATATGCAATTATTACACTAaatattaaacaaaaaTAAGTAAATCTATAGCTTATTTTCAACGTATAGACTGTAATCTAGTGATTCCGGGGTTTCGTCGACACCCCTGGCGACAATTGGGCAAATGGCTATCTTGGTGGGTTTTCACCACTCATGAAGGCTACTAGCCGTTCAGGGCTCTAACCGCTATCAATAAGTCAAAACAACATCCCGATTACTAAGGGAATGCAGGCGTCTTATTTAGAAATTGGATTACCAGGTACAATATAAATGGCACGAACTAACCTTATCAAGGTTTATAGGAAATAGTAGATCATTTTTCGATGCCGAAGAGGGACCTGTGATAAAGCACGGTTTCTTCTTGGGCACCTATTAAGGGACTGACGGATCTTTTCAATAAAACCCGACATTCTTAGCAAATATATCGTTGTGATACTGTATTAAGCGCGTCTAGGTTACTATTCTCAGTACTTAGAATGGATAGTGTATTGAACTCCTTACCGTAGTAATATTTTTACGTGCTTATCTATTGCTTGTAAATCTAAACGGGCAGTAGTATATTGTATCATGTATTCTA belongs to Eremothecium sinecaudum strain ATCC 58844 chromosome IV, complete sequence and includes:
- a CDS encoding HDL110Cp (Syntenic homolog of Ashbya gossypii ADL095W; Non-syntenic homolog of Saccharomyces cerevisiae YOL119C (MCH4)) — its product is MITVERNSETSVDKSEDCVDENGFSYPDGGLKAWIVTIGAILGIFSIWGMFLIIGMIELHLSENQLQHESTSTIAWIFSVYTFFYFSSGIFSGLYFDRYGLRAPVLIGSALYLTGVLLTANATKVWHFIISFGCLVGISSGVAMNPLVAVISHYFYKKRGLAISLAISGGTLGGVAYSGIMGHLFRQVGFAWAMRLIALISLCALSIMIMLVREDPAKLKVLTEQERNLNVFRKTTQYIRECMDCKAIIHSSDYRWFAIATCAAEAACGCCITYLPRYMSTVGYDEEDYFLVITALNLASVVGGISVCIVADRWLGHFNAIIIVNLIIALAGFSIWLPAGSKSKIYMYVFSAIYGACYGPILMLVPVCCGKISRTDEFCTRYSTVYVLVSFTFLVTIPISAGIIGKGSLPSYKVFVVFISTISALSSVLFFLSKLYAVKTTTHTTKVNMKQTLLKAFSAIY